Proteins from one Phormidium ambiguum IAM M-71 genomic window:
- a CDS encoding methyl-accepting chemotaxis protein, with translation MSKNFKLKGKLFIAFLVPVTLALGFGGIVYSVSNQLAETFKQVSRTEQIIVSNYEIILRISLMGRQVRGYLLNGSEAALKDYEQQKLLYIAAVNLGRKNIDNSEQQQRFNQIITLTEQFDALAREAIRLDKEGRREEAITNFLRDSEVVVTNLDTLKQELIRSEQTILANYTKTANSSIEFLVLASVITVLLITIFSSIAAYFIWITVANTIQKTVDTIATSSNEIAATVVQQERNASQQATSVSQTTTTMDELGVSAQQSAQKAELASNSAQQVSTLAQQGSQAVERTLEDMLELKNTVIAIAERIVHLSSQTNQIGSIINLVSELANQTNMLALNAAVEAVRAGEQGKGFGVVATEIRKLADESKKSAQKINLLVDEIQNAISSTAIVADEGKKRVDGSVNTAEDMAKTFAKVAEAINDVVSNNLQISLNAKQQAIAIQQVVDAMNNLNQGAVETASGISQTKVGTQRLNDAVLNLQAII, from the coding sequence ATGTCCAAGAACTTTAAATTAAAAGGTAAATTATTTATTGCTTTTTTAGTACCTGTGACTTTAGCTTTAGGTTTTGGGGGAATTGTTTATTCGGTAAGTAATCAATTAGCTGAAACATTCAAACAAGTTAGCAGAACCGAACAAATAATCGTTAGTAATTATGAAATAATTCTGAGAATTAGCTTAATGGGTAGACAGGTTCGTGGCTATCTGCTGAATGGATCAGAAGCAGCATTAAAAGATTATGAACAACAAAAACTGCTTTATATAGCAGCAGTTAATCTAGGCAGAAAAAATATTGACAATTCAGAACAACAACAAAGATTTAACCAAATCATAACTTTAACCGAACAATTTGATGCTCTTGCTAGGGAAGCTATTCGCTTAGATAAAGAAGGTAGACGAGAGGAAGCTATAACCAATTTTTTAAGAGACTCAGAAGTAGTTGTCACAAACTTGGATACACTTAAACAAGAGCTAATTAGGAGCGAACAAACAATTTTAGCTAACTATACTAAAACTGCGAATAGCTCTATTGAGTTTCTAGTTTTAGCATCTGTAATTACAGTGCTATTAATTACGATATTTTCCAGCATAGCTGCTTATTTTATCTGGATAACTGTAGCGAATACAATTCAAAAAACTGTAGATACGATCGCCACATCTTCCAATGAAATAGCCGCAACTGTAGTGCAACAAGAAAGAAATGCTTCTCAACAAGCTACTTCAGTCAGTCAAACTACTACTACTATGGATGAATTGGGAGTTTCAGCGCAACAATCAGCCCAGAAAGCTGAATTAGCATCTAATAGTGCTCAACAAGTTTCTACCTTAGCTCAACAAGGTTCTCAAGCTGTAGAACGAACTTTAGAAGATATGTTAGAACTAAAAAATACAGTGATAGCTATTGCAGAAAGAATTGTCCATTTAAGTTCACAAACTAATCAAATTGGTAGCATCATTAATTTAGTTAGTGAATTAGCAAATCAAACAAATATGCTAGCCTTAAATGCAGCAGTAGAAGCGGTAAGAGCCGGAGAACAAGGTAAAGGTTTTGGTGTAGTAGCTACTGAAATTCGTAAATTAGCAGACGAAAGTAAAAAATCAGCGCAAAAAATTAATCTTTTAGTTGATGAAATACAAAATGCTATTAGTTCAACTGCGATCGTAGCTGATGAAGGTAAAAAGCGGGTTGATGGAAGTGTAAATACTGCTGAAGATATGGCTAAAACTTTTGCTAAAGTTGCTGAAGCAATTAATGATGTTGTATCAAATAATTTGCAAATTTCTTTAAATGCTAAACAACAAGCGATCGCTATTCAACAAGTAGTAGATGCGATGAATAATTTAAATCAAGGAGCAGTAGAGACTGCTAGTGGCATTAGTCAAACTAAAGTCGGTACCCAAAGATTAAATGATGCTGTGTTGAATTTGCAAGCAATTATTTGA
- a CDS encoding methyl-accepting chemotaxis protein has protein sequence MFNNLKLKSKLFIAFLVPVILALGFSGTVFYATDQLVKTFKQVNKSERVIISNYETILRITLMGRQVRGYLLNRSEAALKEYEQQKLLYTEAVKLGREQIEDKAQNQRFEEILKLTEKFDTIAREAIRLEQDGKHEQAVTNFLRDSQVVVASLDELKEELLKNEQAILAGYTKASNNSIEFLVFASVFTGLTIVLFSSIAAYFIWISVVNTVQKSVNTIATSSNEIAATVVQQEKSASQQATSVNQTTTTMDELGISAQQSAQKAELAADSARQVSSLAKEGSQAVERTLEDMLEVKDTVVTITEKIVYLSSQTKQIGSIINVVNELTNQTNMLALNAAIEAVRAGEQGKGFGVVAAEIRKLADASKNSTDKINLLVDQIQTAINSTVLVANEGKKLVDSSVNTAEDMSKTFVKVADAINDAVANNVQISLNAKQQAIAIQQVVDAMNTLNQGSVETASGISQTKVGTQRLNEAVLNLQAVI, from the coding sequence ATGTTTAACAATTTAAAGTTAAAAAGTAAATTATTTATCGCTTTTTTAGTACCTGTCATTTTAGCATTAGGATTTAGTGGAACTGTTTTTTATGCAACCGATCAATTAGTTAAAACATTCAAACAAGTTAATAAAAGTGAGCGAGTTATTATTAGTAATTATGAAACAATATTGAGAATTACCTTAATGGGTAGACAGGTTCGCGGGTATCTTTTGAATAGGTCAGAAGCCGCCTTAAAAGAGTATGAACAACAAAAATTGCTTTATACAGAAGCAGTTAAATTAGGTAGAGAACAAATCGAAGATAAAGCACAAAACCAAAGATTTGAAGAAATATTAAAATTGACAGAAAAATTTGATACTATAGCTAGAGAAGCAATTCGCCTAGAACAAGATGGCAAGCACGAGCAAGCTGTGACAAATTTTTTAAGGGACTCTCAAGTAGTCGTTGCAAGTTTAGATGAATTGAAAGAAGAACTACTGAAAAACGAACAAGCAATTTTGGCGGGATATACGAAAGCTTCTAATAACTCTATTGAATTTCTAGTATTTGCATCTGTGTTTACAGGCTTAACAATTGTGCTATTTTCCAGCATAGCTGCTTATTTTATTTGGATAAGTGTAGTGAATACAGTGCAAAAAAGTGTAAATACGATCGCCACATCTTCCAATGAAATAGCTGCAACTGTAGTCCAACAAGAAAAGAGTGCTTCACAACAGGCTACCTCAGTAAATCAAACGACTACTACTATGGATGAATTGGGAATTTCGGCTCAACAATCTGCTCAAAAAGCCGAACTAGCAGCTGATAGCGCTAGACAAGTTTCAAGTTTAGCAAAAGAAGGTTCCCAAGCTGTAGAACGAACTTTAGAAGATATGCTAGAAGTGAAAGATACAGTTGTAACAATTACAGAAAAAATCGTTTATTTAAGCTCACAAACTAAACAAATTGGCAGCATTATTAATGTAGTTAATGAGTTAACAAATCAAACAAATATGTTAGCTTTAAATGCTGCTATAGAAGCCGTAAGAGCCGGAGAACAAGGTAAAGGTTTTGGTGTAGTAGCTGCTGAAATTCGCAAACTAGCAGATGCAAGTAAAAATTCTACTGACAAAATTAACCTTTTAGTCGATCAAATTCAGACAGCAATCAATTCAACTGTCCTAGTAGCAAATGAAGGAAAAAAACTAGTTGACAGTAGCGTGAATACGGCGGAAGATATGTCTAAGACTTTTGTTAAAGTTGCTGATGCAATTAATGATGCTGTTGCTAATAATGTCCAAATTTCTTTAAATGCCAAACAACAAGCGATCGCCATTCAACAAGTAGTAGATGCGATGAATACTTTAAATCAAGGATCGGTAGAGACTGCTAGCGGCATTAGTCAAACTAAAGTTGGTACCCAAAGATTAAATGAAGCTGTGTTAAATTTGCAAGCAGTCATTTGA
- the dapF gene encoding diaminopimelate epimerase → MAIEFTKYQGLGNDFILIDNRSSSDPVLTPEAAVEWCDRHFGIGADGVIFALPGQDGTDYTMRIFNSDGSEPEMCGNGIRCLAKFIADLEGRSTESLRYRIHTLGGVITPELLHDGQVKVDMGVPRLLAQEIPTTLVAAGEKAIDRPLEVAGKTWNVTCVSMGNPHCITFVDDVAAIPLAEIGPQFEHHSVFPQLTNTEFIQVVNRKYLKMLVWERGAGATMACGTGACAALVAGVLTGNCDRQAIVELPGGPLEIQWSEVEQRVYMTGPAKKVFTGEV, encoded by the coding sequence ATGGCAATTGAGTTTACTAAGTACCAGGGTTTAGGAAATGATTTCATTTTGATTGATAATCGTAGTTCATCCGATCCAGTGTTAACGCCAGAAGCGGCGGTGGAGTGGTGCGATCGACATTTTGGAATCGGTGCAGATGGGGTAATCTTTGCTTTACCGGGACAAGATGGCACAGATTACACGATGCGAATTTTTAATTCTGATGGTTCTGAACCGGAAATGTGTGGCAATGGGATTCGTTGTTTAGCTAAGTTTATCGCTGATTTGGAAGGTCGTTCAACTGAATCCCTGCGTTATCGCATTCATACATTAGGTGGTGTGATTACGCCTGAGTTGCTTCATGATGGGCAAGTAAAGGTGGATATGGGCGTTCCAAGATTGTTGGCGCAGGAAATTCCGACGACTTTGGTTGCTGCTGGGGAAAAGGCGATCGATCGACCTTTGGAAGTGGCAGGAAAAACCTGGAATGTGACTTGTGTAAGTATGGGGAATCCTCACTGTATTACTTTTGTTGATGATGTGGCAGCGATTCCTTTAGCAGAAATTGGCCCACAGTTTGAGCATCATTCGGTTTTTCCCCAACTCACAAATACGGAATTTATTCAAGTAGTTAACCGAAAATATTTGAAAATGTTGGTTTGGGAACGAGGTGCTGGTGCAACTATGGCTTGCGGTACTGGTGCTTGTGCTGCTTTGGTGGCGGGGGTGTTGACGGGAAATTGCGATCGGCAAGCGATCGTAGAATTACCCGGAGGCCCATTAGAAATTCAATGGTCAGAAGTAGAACAGCGAGTTTACATGACAGGGCCAGCAAAAAAAGTTTTTACTGGTGAAGTTTAA
- a CDS encoding Hfq-related RNA-binding protein, whose amino-acid sequence MTSGFDTNLPSVRQVQLIIKAQKRVELKLLTGEVISGILRWQDPNCISIIDDSNQQTFVWRQSIAYLKAFD is encoded by the coding sequence ATGACTAGTGGATTTGATACTAATTTACCTAGTGTACGGCAAGTACAACTAATTATTAAAGCTCAAAAACGAGTTGAGCTAAAGCTGTTAACCGGAGAAGTTATCAGCGGCATATTGCGTTGGCAAGATCCCAACTGCATTTCTATTATCGATGATAGTAATCAACAAACTTTTGTTTGGCGACAATCAATAGCTTATTTAAAAGCTTTTGATTAA
- a CDS encoding cation:proton antiporter: MQEDFRLIVDLVLVLSAAAVGGFLAAIVRQPVLLGYLLGGMVVGPAGLGLIKEVIQVETLAQFGVAFLLFALGVEFSFAELRKVQKIALGGGGLQIILTILVTVLVCGITGAWATLPAKGVFLGAILSLSSTAVVLKCLMERNETETSHGQVMLGILVVQDLALGLMLAVLPALDQPPEAIGKAVLFALLKIGLFAAGAVAVGIWLIPPLLRFLARTESKELFLLGVVALCLGIALFTEYLGLSIEMGAFVAGLMISEVEYADQTLTYVEPVRDIFATLFFASIGMLIDPIFLWNNLELILGLVALVFLGKFLIVTPLVRLFRYSWKTAVIAGLGLAQIGEFSFVLASEGQVLGLVSRRVYLLILGTTAVTLVLTPFVMRLVPQLFEIPWVKKILDPADLPLAVSEELPLQNHVVICGYGRVGRNLVQQVQQQGYPVVVIDQSESKIQKLREAGISYVYGNAASLHVLQTAGVAQAKGMAIALPDAMSTRNTLRRALELSPDLDVVVRANKDKDIELLYQLGAKEVVQPEFEASLELVSHLLTRMGMSFGAIQRQAQEIRKHHYLEFRPQLSASQVSRDLELATQDMNSRWYSLPANSPLSGMTLAEADLRNLAGVNLMAIRRASGEEVDYPDVSTTIEEGDRLLVVGQSEELAALDELAKGKAVFPAESAPCQWILVPENSPFLGKTLAHLDIERQYGIKAIAIRREGKFIRDPEGDIELQVGDRILLCGGYHPLKLLQQYLEPPEQISMPIVPVVKAAESQGLREYLPMDSWREP; the protein is encoded by the coding sequence GTGCAAGAAGACTTTAGGCTAATCGTTGACTTAGTGCTAGTCCTCAGTGCTGCTGCGGTGGGAGGCTTTTTAGCCGCAATAGTACGCCAGCCTGTTTTACTGGGCTATTTGTTGGGCGGAATGGTTGTCGGGCCAGCCGGACTAGGATTAATTAAGGAAGTAATCCAAGTAGAAACTCTGGCTCAGTTTGGGGTAGCGTTTCTCTTGTTCGCTTTAGGTGTTGAGTTTTCATTTGCCGAACTCAGGAAAGTGCAGAAAATTGCACTGGGAGGCGGTGGACTGCAAATTATCCTGACAATTTTAGTTACGGTTTTAGTTTGTGGAATTACTGGTGCTTGGGCGACTTTGCCTGCGAAAGGGGTATTTTTAGGAGCAATTCTTTCCCTTTCTTCGACTGCGGTAGTCTTAAAATGTTTGATGGAACGGAACGAAACCGAAACTTCTCACGGTCAAGTAATGTTGGGAATTTTGGTGGTTCAAGACTTAGCTTTGGGGTTAATGTTAGCAGTTTTGCCTGCCCTTGACCAACCACCAGAAGCGATCGGAAAAGCTGTATTATTTGCTTTGTTAAAAATTGGCTTATTTGCCGCAGGTGCAGTTGCGGTAGGTATTTGGTTAATTCCTCCTTTGCTCAGGTTTTTGGCGCGAACGGAAAGCAAGGAATTATTTTTATTGGGTGTAGTGGCTTTATGTTTAGGAATTGCCCTCTTTACGGAATATTTGGGATTGTCGATCGAAATGGGGGCATTTGTTGCGGGTTTAATGATTTCCGAAGTGGAATATGCCGACCAAACTCTGACTTATGTTGAGCCAGTAAGAGATATTTTTGCCACCTTGTTTTTTGCTTCCATTGGAATGTTAATCGATCCCATCTTTCTCTGGAATAACTTAGAGTTAATTTTGGGATTGGTAGCGTTAGTTTTTTTAGGAAAATTCTTAATTGTTACTCCTTTAGTTAGATTATTTCGCTACTCGTGGAAAACAGCTGTTATTGCTGGATTGGGATTAGCTCAAATTGGGGAATTTTCTTTTGTTTTAGCGAGTGAAGGTCAAGTTTTAGGTTTAGTTTCTCGACGGGTTTATTTATTAATTTTAGGGACGACTGCGGTAACTTTGGTTTTAACTCCATTTGTGATGCGGTTAGTACCTCAATTGTTTGAAATTCCTTGGGTGAAAAAGATTCTCGATCCAGCTGATTTGCCTTTAGCTGTTTCTGAGGAATTGCCTTTACAAAATCATGTAGTAATTTGTGGATATGGCCGAGTTGGGCGAAATTTAGTACAACAGGTACAGCAACAAGGTTATCCCGTAGTTGTCATCGATCAGTCGGAAAGCAAAATTCAAAAGTTGCGCGAAGCCGGGATTTCTTATGTTTATGGTAATGCGGCAAGTTTGCACGTTTTACAAACTGCTGGAGTTGCACAAGCTAAGGGAATGGCAATTGCGCTTCCTGATGCTATGAGTACGAGAAATACTTTGCGTCGTGCTTTGGAATTATCGCCTGATTTAGATGTGGTTGTGCGGGCTAATAAAGATAAAGATATAGAATTACTTTATCAATTAGGTGCGAAGGAAGTGGTACAACCAGAGTTTGAGGCTAGCTTAGAATTAGTCAGTCATTTATTAACTCGGATGGGCATGAGTTTTGGGGCTATTCAACGACAAGCTCAAGAAATTCGTAAACATCATTATTTGGAGTTTCGTCCGCAACTATCTGCTTCTCAAGTGTCTCGTGATTTAGAATTGGCGACGCAAGATATGAATAGTCGCTGGTATTCTTTACCTGCAAATTCTCCTTTGTCGGGAATGACTTTAGCTGAGGCAGATTTACGCAATTTGGCTGGGGTAAATTTAATGGCAATTCGCCGTGCAAGTGGCGAAGAAGTTGATTATCCAGATGTTTCGACTACGATTGAGGAAGGCGATCGCTTATTGGTTGTTGGGCAATCTGAAGAGTTAGCAGCTTTGGATGAATTGGCTAAAGGTAAAGCGGTTTTTCCTGCCGAAAGTGCGCCTTGTCAGTGGATTTTAGTTCCTGAAAATAGTCCTTTTCTGGGTAAAACTTTGGCGCATTTAGATATTGAGCGGCAATATGGGATAAAAGCGATCGCTATTCGTCGTGAAGGTAAGTTTATCCGCGATCCAGAAGGGGATATTGAATTGCAAGTAGGTGATAGAATTCTCCTTTGTGGTGGCTATCATCCGTTGAAATTATTACAACAATATCTAGAGCCTCCAGAACAAATATCAATGCCAATTGTTCCGGTAGTTAAGGCGGCAGAAAGTCAAGGATTGCGCGAATATTTACCGATGGATAGTTGGCGAGAACCCTGA